Part of the Antechinus flavipes isolate AdamAnt ecotype Samford, QLD, Australia chromosome 2, AdamAnt_v2, whole genome shotgun sequence genome is shown below.
gactttttatgttattaatttattattattatttttaaaaaccaatgttTTTTTTACTAGATGCCACTAGGTATGTAGGAGCaaggttgatttttaaatttttagcatAAGCAATTACAGgttggaaatcagcaaacaccaatactacaaatcagggtttgaatTGTCATCTTGTTGATTTTCTAGagcctagacttaagaaaatgatggtaGAAAAGTTAACAATGTAGACTAAACATAAAAATGTGTCCTGCATCCTTAATAGATGAAGAATTGGCTGCTAAAAATTTGTCAGCACACCCTATATTCATGATTTTCTAgctgcaggaaaaaaaagtttttaaaatattaagacttggggcagctaggtggtgcagtggatagagcaccaacccttaagtcaggaagacctgagttcaaatctgatctcagatacttaacatttcctggctgtgtgaccttggccaaattACTTCATcacaaatgcctcagcaaaaaaaaaaaaaaaaaaaaaaaaagattggaggggattaatttggagctcaaaatcttacaaacgaatgttgaaaactatgtgtaattggaaaaaataaaatactattaagtgcaattttttttaattgaggcaaTGTGCAAAATACAATGTGCATCTTGAATCTGGATGCTAATAAATCTACCTAAAGAGAAATGATAAACCCCTCCTGATCCCACTTCATTACCTTGGCTTAAGACAGGCTTGACCCAAGAGAGATATAAGTATCATAACTCTTCAGAGATATAAGACATAATTGCCTCTCAGTTGTTTTAAGTTTTGGGGGATACCCTGtgactctgtgtgtatgtatgatgtGTGTTCATGAAAGCATCTAGGTAGTGAAGACACAataacttggagtcaggaaaaactgagttcaaatttatcttAACACATTTGCTAGTTGTATGACTTAATTACTTTTTCAcagactgcctcagtttcctcatttgtaaaatggaactaCTATCACCAACTAACTTCCCAGCGTTGTTGTGATGACTCCTGCCTTGCAAACCTTAGGGCCTGTAACAATGCTTTATTGTCTTAGGAAAAGGTACTTGCAGGATTAAGACTGCAGAAGCAACCTCAGAAACCATATACTATAATATCATCATTTTACATAAGGGAAATTGGGACCCCGAGAGAGGAAGGCTTTTCTTTCTAGTGATCCAGGGAGCAAGTCCCGCATCCTTCCCATATCATAAGTAGGAAACACCATTAAACTCACATCCCTCTGTGTCAGGCTATCTCTGTGCGGTTACTCACAGTTTCCTGAACGTGCTGACAGCCAGGGCTGGGCCGGACACGGCAGCCTGAATCCGCGTAGCCTCTGACCTGTGGCTAGCCTCCAGAAGGTGGCTGCACTTGGAGGCTACCGCCACCAGGAGCCATGTTCCTGAAAACTGAGGGGACAAGTGGACTGGGACTAGAGAGCCTTGACCACGACTCCTAGGTTAGGGAACAGCCTCAGGGTAGCTAGGGGGCCAGAGGGGAATGAGGAACTCTCCAGGTGGAACAGGCAGAGGAAAACCTTCCCTCTAACCTCTTCCAGTTGTTAAGAGCACAGTGTTGATGGGACAGAATGAGACAAGATCCAGAAGTCTTAGGGTAGCTTACAGGTAGACAACAAGACTGAAGGTATTTCTGCTCAATTTTGGGGGATCCCTTGTTCTAAAGAGGCCTCTGAAGCTTCATCTTGGAGAGCCCTTGTTCTAAGGAGGCATCTGAAGGGTCATCTTGGGGAGCCCTTGTTCTAAGGAGGCATCTGAAGGGTCATCTTGGGGAGCCCTTGTTCTAAGGAGGCCTCTGAAGCTTCATCTTGGGGAGCCCTCGTTCTAAGGAGGCATCTGAAGGGTCATCTTGGGGAGCCCTCGTTCTAAGGAGGCATCTGAAGCTTCATCTTAGCTTTGGCTCTGGGAGTCATTGGGAAGATCCTACTTGGGGCAGGGGGGGTCTTTGAGTTTTTTAGGGCAACCCCacctctgcttctctctgtatctccccctcccccatgaaaatgaaaatggagagggCCCCAACTCTGTCTCCTCACTTTCCTCACTGCCCTACCTGATCAGGGTCAAAGTTGGCCTGAGGTTGGATTTTGTCGAGGAGAACCAGAGGTGGTGGGGGCTTCTTCCGTCTCTGAGCAGAAGTGCCAGGGACCAGGagcagagggaggagaagggcagACCTCAACAGCAGCATGGTGTGAATGAGAATGAGAACTAGTGGTAGGAGGAGTGGTCTCAGAGTCAGGGAAAGGCGGATCAATAAGTCAGAGTCCATCTGTCTGCATAGCAGGGCCTAAATAGGtcaaggggaggagggagagataattCACCAAGGGGGGAACCTCCATTTTTAGATCCCTTGCCTTTGGGGAGTCCCTGGTTTGAACCCTGCCATCATGAGAAATgcacaatattgtaaaaaaaaaaaaatgaatgtttacttgttgattgattaaaacaGGACTGTAGAAATGAAAGATCATTTCCTTTAGTTCAGCTAGGTGATTTGAGCGTGGGATCTGGAGGActtcaggaaaacttgagttcaaattcagtcttagatacttactaactgtgattctgggcaagttacttaacctttcatttcagtttactcaactgtaaaatgaggataataataggatCTATTTCATTTGAGGATCAATAACTTGTTTCTCTTAAGTCATTAAGTACTATAGTtagtaaattatatttattttagcaagattacatatatgcacatacacataaattTGTAGCAGGGTAGAGAAAAGGTTTGCATCACTAATTATACAAGTATAGAGAATTTCCAGTATAAAAACTTGCTCTGCCAATGCATATCAGATACTCAGCATCTTGACGATAGTTGCAGTGTTAGAGACAAAGGACAATAACATTAAAATTATAACACAtccaaaaagaaatggaaatacatATGGTCATTGTAAGGAGACTGATATTTGAGGAGCAGTAAAAAAGTATAGCATGTAGGTAAGGAATGCATGTCCAGAAAAGATTAGTTGGTGAGAATGAGAGATAGCACTGGACAGTCAGACAAATGCATaaacaaaatgagggaaatgagcagaacaaggagatcattatacatggcaacaagaaaattatatgatgatcaactctgatggacttggctctcttcaacaatgagatgattcaaacctattccaattgttcagtgatgaggagagccatttacacccagaaagagaattatgggaatgagtgtggaccacaacataggatttccactcttttctgttattgtttgcttgcatttttgttttccttctcaggtttttttttctctttttctagatccgatttttcttgtgcagcaaggtgaccatataaatatgtatacatatattgtattcaatatatactttaacatatttaacatgtattggattacctgccatctaggggaggagttggagggaaggaggggaaaagttggaacagaagatttggcaagggtcaatgttgaaaaattacccatacaaatgttttgtaaataaaaagctataatgatttttataaaaagggggtggggtgggggagggaaagagaattccCAAGTAAGGAAATTCCCTCCAACAAAGCAGATTA
Proteins encoded:
- the C8G gene encoding complement component C8 gamma chain, coding for MDSDLLIRLSLTLRPLLLPLVLILIHTMLLLRSALLLPLLLVPGTSAQRRKKPPPPLVLLDKIQPQANFDPDQFSGTWLLVAVASKCSHLLEASHRSEATRIQAAVSGPALAVSTFRKLDGICWQIKQKYEPTELQGRYHLQGRRRRSRGVEVVVGETDYRQYAILYYQRDQQFSIKLYARSFPVSDDVLSKFEQRVTDATLSEDFIFYFPTYGFCDSSHDFQILDEMKS